One segment of Perognathus longimembris pacificus isolate PPM17 chromosome 26, ASM2315922v1, whole genome shotgun sequence DNA contains the following:
- the Nck1 gene encoding cytoplasmic protein NCK1 isoform X1, protein MAEEVVVVAKFDYVAQQEQELDIKKNERLWLLDDSKSWWRVRNSMNKTGFVPSNYVERKNSARKASIVKNLKDTLGIGKVKRKPSVPDTASPADDSFVDPGERLYDLNMPAYVKFNYMAEREDELSLIKGTKVIVMEKCSDGWWRGSYNGQIGWFPSNYVTEEGDSPLGDHVGSLSEKLAAVVNNLNTGQVLHVVQALYPFSSSNDEELNFEKGDVMDVIEKPENDPEWWKCRKMNGMVGLVPKNYVTVMQNNPLTSGLEPSPPQCDYIRPSLTGKFAGNPWYYGKVTRHQAEMALNERGHEGDFLIRDSESSPNDFSVSLKAQGKNKHFKVQLKETVYCIGQRKFSTMEELVEHYKKAPIFTSEQGEKLYLVKHLS, encoded by the exons ATGGCGGAGGAAGTGGTGGTGGTAGCCAAATTTGATTATGTGGCCCAACAAGAACAAGAGCTGGATATCAAGAAGAATGAGAGATTATGGCTTCTGGATGATTCTAAGTCCTGGTGGAGAGTTCGAAATTCAATGAATAAAACCGGTTTTGTCCCTTCTAACTATGTGGAAAGGAAGAACAGTGCTCGGAAAGCATCTATTGTAAAAAACCTGAAGGATACCTTGG GCATtgggaaagtgaaaagaaaacccAGTGTTCCCGACACCGCATCTCCTGCCGACGATAGCTTTGTGGACCCAGGGGAGCGTCTGTATGACCTCAACATGCCTGCCTATGTGAAATTCAACTACATGGCCGAGAGGGAGGACGAGCTGTCACTGATAAAGGGCACCAAGGTGATCGTCATGGAGAAGTGCAGTGATGGCTGGTGGCGGGGCAGCTACAATGGACAAATCGGATGGTTCCCTTCCAACTACGTGACTGAAGAAGGCGACAGTCCTCTGGGCGACCATGTGGGCTCTCTGTCAGAGAAATTAGCGGCGGTGGTCAATAACCTAAATACCGGGCAGGTGTTGCATGTGGTCCAGGCGCTTTACCCGTTCAGCTCATCCAACGATGAAGAACTCAATTTTGAGAAAGGCGATGTGATGGATGTTATCGAAAAGCCGGAAAACGACCCCGAGTGGTGGAAATGCAGGAAGATGAATGGAATGGTTGGTCTGGTGCCAAAGAACTATGTGACTGTCATGCAGAATAATCCCTTAACCTCAGGCCTAGAGCCATCGCCCCCTCAGTGTGACTACATTAGGCCTTCCCTCACTGGGAAGTTTGCTGGCAATCCTTGGTATTATGGCAAAGTCACCAGGCATCAAGCAGAAATGGCATTAAATGAAAGAGGGCACGAAGGAGACTTCCTCATTCGCGACAGTGAATCTTCG ccAAATGATTTCTCAGTATCACTAAAAGCACAAGGGAAAAACAAGCATTTTAAAGTGCAGCTGAAAGAGACTGTCTACTGCATTGGGCAGCGTAAATTCAGCACCATGGAAGAACTTGTAGAACATTACAAAAAGGCGCCAATTTTTACGAGCGAACAAGGGGAAAAATTATATCTTGTCAAGCATTTATCATGA
- the Nck1 gene encoding cytoplasmic protein NCK1 isoform X2 has protein sequence MDWLSVFKDFFSIGKVKRKPSVPDTASPADDSFVDPGERLYDLNMPAYVKFNYMAEREDELSLIKGTKVIVMEKCSDGWWRGSYNGQIGWFPSNYVTEEGDSPLGDHVGSLSEKLAAVVNNLNTGQVLHVVQALYPFSSSNDEELNFEKGDVMDVIEKPENDPEWWKCRKMNGMVGLVPKNYVTVMQNNPLTSGLEPSPPQCDYIRPSLTGKFAGNPWYYGKVTRHQAEMALNERGHEGDFLIRDSESSPNDFSVSLKAQGKNKHFKVQLKETVYCIGQRKFSTMEELVEHYKKAPIFTSEQGEKLYLVKHLS, from the exons ATGGATTGGTTAAGCGTCTTTAAAGACTTTTTCA GCATtgggaaagtgaaaagaaaacccAGTGTTCCCGACACCGCATCTCCTGCCGACGATAGCTTTGTGGACCCAGGGGAGCGTCTGTATGACCTCAACATGCCTGCCTATGTGAAATTCAACTACATGGCCGAGAGGGAGGACGAGCTGTCACTGATAAAGGGCACCAAGGTGATCGTCATGGAGAAGTGCAGTGATGGCTGGTGGCGGGGCAGCTACAATGGACAAATCGGATGGTTCCCTTCCAACTACGTGACTGAAGAAGGCGACAGTCCTCTGGGCGACCATGTGGGCTCTCTGTCAGAGAAATTAGCGGCGGTGGTCAATAACCTAAATACCGGGCAGGTGTTGCATGTGGTCCAGGCGCTTTACCCGTTCAGCTCATCCAACGATGAAGAACTCAATTTTGAGAAAGGCGATGTGATGGATGTTATCGAAAAGCCGGAAAACGACCCCGAGTGGTGGAAATGCAGGAAGATGAATGGAATGGTTGGTCTGGTGCCAAAGAACTATGTGACTGTCATGCAGAATAATCCCTTAACCTCAGGCCTAGAGCCATCGCCCCCTCAGTGTGACTACATTAGGCCTTCCCTCACTGGGAAGTTTGCTGGCAATCCTTGGTATTATGGCAAAGTCACCAGGCATCAAGCAGAAATGGCATTAAATGAAAGAGGGCACGAAGGAGACTTCCTCATTCGCGACAGTGAATCTTCG ccAAATGATTTCTCAGTATCACTAAAAGCACAAGGGAAAAACAAGCATTTTAAAGTGCAGCTGAAAGAGACTGTCTACTGCATTGGGCAGCGTAAATTCAGCACCATGGAAGAACTTGTAGAACATTACAAAAAGGCGCCAATTTTTACGAGCGAACAAGGGGAAAAATTATATCTTGTCAAGCATTTATCATGA